The sequence below is a genomic window from Silene latifolia isolate original U9 population unplaced genomic scaffold, ASM4854445v1 scaffold_20.1, whole genome shotgun sequence.
taattaattttgGTATCAAATTTGATGTATTGTTGATAAAATTAGATTAATTATTTGTTTAATGTATGAATAAAGTGCATAATTGATGAATTTGGTTAGATTTTGATTAATTTGTTGGAGGAAGAGAGAAAAAATAAGAGAGAAACTTTTTGCTTGTTTTCTGATAGAAGGGTATGCAAtggaaaaattatgaaaaaaagtCCATAAAAGAGTAAAACGTGTACATGAAAGAGCAATGACGATTAGGAATTGATAATATAACGATAATTGTTTAGGTCTattgacaaccacctctcggccttattgtcaaccatagaacgggttctAGCGAGCTCTCGGTATTACTAgatcggtctactaaaacatgcttactcTAATTCAATTTCATGCCTCTTAACttttaaaagtgaattaacaaatttaatctaagattgTGATCAAtaatcaaagactaacaaaacaaaacaagcatgtgatagaaacgtTTAATCGATATTATAGCATCCTATCTCAACAATTACAAAtactatttatgcatggctccctcaATCCCTAGACTAATGAACTACTCACACATATTGAAAACTAAGCTAATAACATATGATATAGAAAACATGATGATAATGACAATAACGAAATAATGAAATAGGCAGAGTAACGATTAACAAATGATAAATTAACGAACTAACTAATAATGAAAATAGCAAATGAATTAACGAAACAATACTAGAAATTAAATTACCGTAACAAATGGAAATGAAACTTGAATAATAACTTGCAAAGAAACTTGAATTATAACTTGGAAATgctaaatggaaattgttttagAACAACAAAGAAATCTAAATTAAATCTACATTTTATTCTGAAAACTGAAATAAAGCGTATGAAAGTTTTGTCTAAAACGACGGACTCAACACCCCTTATATAAGATTTAAGGGATTAAACGTAAATAACATAAATGAAGGTGACCCCCGAACGGGGACACCCAACCCCGATCATGGACGTGGTAATCCGATTATTTTCCTTCAATCTCCCTTATTACTACTAAAAGAATAAAACTTCTCAATAGTTTTCCATTCAAAAGAAATCTATCTAAATAAGGAAACAAgactctattttttttttttttgagaaaaacaCCCACAAGGGCGTTACCTTAATAAcaataaattataaattacagCACTGTTAGCGATTGGAGGTAAAACATCCAACCAAAACGAACTACCAACTACACGAGGAGTAATATGTGCTAAAGTATGCGCGACGCAATTATTGACTCTAGGCGTATGAGACCATAACACAGAAACAAACTCAGTACATAACtcaaaaatatcataaataatCTGCGAGAAAATGCTCCTCCCTTATCATAAATAAGTAGGGTTCTGGGAGATGTTAAGAAGAGGAGAGACTATATTTTTAGGATAAAAATACGTATATATACTCAAGTTTTACTCCAGATAAAATCTACTCAGAAAAAGTAATCTTGCTGAAGGTAGAGCTGGACAACAATGCAGCTAGTTGGCCTGTCCCGTACTGACCCGCCCCCGCCTCCACCGGGCCCTCTAATCCGCAGCCCGCTCACCCTCAGCCTGTGGTATGGACTGGGCTCCCTCCCCACCAACACGGCCCGAACCAATCCGGCCCACTATCCACCTCTAGCTCGGCCATCTCGCCTTTTTTAAGTGAAGCAGTGATGGCTATTAGAAATGGGTTATTATTTGCTTCTACGAAGTCCGGAAATACTTCTTTGAGAGAAACTATGGTGATTTTAGAAGCCTTTATCAAGTTTTTCTCAGAACATCCTGAAATATTGCCTTCGAGCTGAACAAAGCTGTATTTCGGAAAGACAGAAAACAAGAAATTTAATCCGTAAGCTCCGTGATTGTCAAGGTTCAACACCTTTGTACAATTGACGGAAATCTAAAACATGGCAAGGATATAGATCCTGTGGAAATCATATATTCGACATATTATACTTCTAAACTAATGCTAGCTGAACGCAGCAGCATTGTCGGTTCCTGAAGAGGATTAACTTGTTAACAGTGACGACAGATTCCTACTATCGTATCAGTCGTAATAATTTACTGTCCTTAAAGCTCCTGTATTACCAGAATTCAACACACTGACTGAAATGTAGAATTCAATCTAGCAGAAACTAAACACCAGCAAACAGTTCAATGCAATACAACCACTGAATCACCATTCACTTCTACGAATTATCAGTAAAAATACAGCGATCACAAAAgtgcgagaaaaaaaaaaaaaaaaaagtgaaaggaGGTTTAAAGTTAATTCTTAAATTTCAGAAAGCAAGAGTTTTGTTCACAACTTAAATCATCGGCCTTGAAAAGGCACACTACTAATTCATGGCCTCTCGAAGACGAAGTTCTAATCTCTCCTAGAAAATGAGAGTTTTGTTAAAAGTTCTATTACAGCAAAAGCATAAGCATTATGAGTTAACACCTCTTATTGCGGAAGCCTCCTAGCAATAATGTTTTTGATGGCCTTCCCTTCTCCGCGAATAATCTGAAACTGAAGCTTATCTCCCTTTTGAACATTGTTCATCTCCAAGAATCGATCTATCCCAGTATATCCCAGAATTGTCCTGTCTTTTGCTCCGCGCAACCATGTAATCGTTGATACCCCTTCCTCGAAACAAAGCTCCACCTTCTGAGGTAGCTCGACACCACATTTCTTTATCACCCAACTGGGAAATGTCTGAAGGTTCCCGACATCGTGTTAGTACGTATAACTAATAACAGTGTTTATTTTCAAAGGACGGACTATCTCTTAAACTAACAAGTATGCTTACCAAAAAATTCTTGTGTGTGTTCCGGATAGTCCTCTCAAATAGCAAAGTTGGGGGAGCAATTGTTCTGCGTCTTTTCTTGACTAGAGGCGCGACCTTGTTGCAGCCATCAGAGTCGAAGGCCATAACAAAAAACGTGGTATCTGGTACATAGTGGAACACCACAAAATCTCCGCTTTTCAGAGAATGTTCCTTAACGAACTCTTTCCAGCCTGACGATATGTGCAAGTGATCGCCGATGTAACTCAGTTTTGCAGGCCAAACCAACCCATTGATGTTTCTCAAGGATATCTCAGATGGAATGTTTCGGAAGTTCTTGACGAATGGTGGAGGTATCCGCTAGAGAAAATACCCAAACAACAATTATACTCCAGTTTGCAAGAAAATCCAGTTTGATTAAGAAATTCAGTAATGTTCTGATGATGCAGTGCTACTGTACTACTGTCAAACCTACTGCAAGGCGAAAACTCTAAAATACACTTATCTAATACGTACTCCctctattccattcatttatttacctttcttaTTCTTTGTGATAAacattttaatcaaaggtaaacaaatgattgagacgtagGGAGTACTTTCTTAGAAAACGGCCTACATCTTTTTTGGTCCTGTTCAGATTTGAACCGAATTGAGTCCAAATGCATTACTCGAATTTTAGTCGAAACTAGCTGAATTTAGCAAGATTGAGCTTAAGAAAGATCCTCAACTTATATGCAGTTTATTATTTTGAAACTAGTTCTTATAAAATTAACTAAATCCAACATAGGAACATATATAAaatcataaaacaaaaaaaaaaaacaattaatttgaCCATGAAGAGAAGAACAACATACCAGATTGATGGAGTTCTTATGTTGAACAAAAGGCTGAAAGAAACTCGAATGTTCCTTGGAGACACTACTGTGGGACGACTCGGCCGCATTTGGATTCACCATCTTCCTTACCTATTCATCAAACACAAACTTCCTTTGAAATTTATATAAACAGATTATTCACTAACAACTTGTGCTTATACCcattaaacaacaacaaaaaaaaaaagtagaagaagaaaataaaatacaaaccTTAGCTTAGAAATAAACGTATGGAATATGAGAGGAAAAGAGAGTAAATTTATGTGTTCAACAGTTCAAGTTTCAGGGTAATGTACTAAACACACAGGCACTGAGCAAGTTATCCATGAGTTTATTGCAGTACTTTTTTGTCTATCTTAAAATGCAATAATCCGTCTTAAAATTAAGACGGGTGAAAGAACGTCCCATGTGGATGAGACAAATATTTAGTCACTCTCCCTTGGCGTTTTACTTTTGTCTGATTTAGTATACTAGACTcatttaagtttaagacggatatttcCCGTCTTGAACAAGATTTTGTGTAGTTTATAATATTtaaagttttgtttttgttttgtatttttttaggATTGAAATTGTTACCATTTTAGTGAAAGGGGTGGAGTAAGTAGGAAAAGAAATTGCAGAAAAGCTGTTTTTGGTCTGTCTGAGTTGATCTTCTCTGCAAATTTGATATGATTTTAAAGGTTCTGATTTCTGAAGTTAAGACAAGGAAGAAACAGAGGACAAACTTTGCTGTTCTAGGAAAATAACTGTACTGCTTTCAATATTAATTCTCTCTTGAATAGTAGGTGTACACTGTACTCCCTATGTCCCCAATcccgattatttgtttacctttgattttaaTATCCGTTACAAGTTTTCCGTGGTAAATTGTTAAGCAAATAATTGAGACGAAGCGAGTATATATCGGAAAAAAGTAATTTTTAAACTATACTCAAGCTGGCACCCTAGATGATGCCTAATGACTAATGAGTATATATCGGAAAAAAGTTATTTTTATTTCATACATTTACACCTAAGATCCTTGATATGCTTGAGCTCTTAAATCAATCCATATCGCTCGATTGTTACTTGTTACTTTGTTAGCTATCCGCGAATCCAAATTAGCTTCATATATGCAGACGCAAATCCATTATAGCATAAGCAACAAACACCAGTTAACGAATAACAAGAACACCCAATATGTACTTGGAAAAGTTCTAGACCAACTAGGAAATAATATTAGCTTGTCCATAAGACTGACTCAATCTCATCTCGAGCAGATCTGCACAACGCCAGCCGCTTTGAACATTTCTCTCTTTTTACCATCAACTCCGGATGTTCAGCCAGCAATTCAGTCAACTGATTGACCTATGCCAACAATCAAAAAAATATTGTCAAACATTCTTCTAACGCAAGTGTATGATTTCAAAATGTTGCAGCTCAACAAAACAAAGGTTTTCTTTTGGTGCAAACCTTTGCAATGCCAAACAGATCATTCTTGAGTGGTCTCGGGTAATTTTGGATATGATGCTATTCAATTTTGGGTGCGTGCCAATTCACGTCGGGTTCTTATCGTGCCAATGGCTCCTGGGCTAGTCAATCAGATTTGACATTGCATTTCAAGGCTATGCCTGTCTTTATTGTTTCAATGTAATTATCTCAAACACGTCTTTAGCATGTTGTTATGGGTTAGATTTAGGTCACCCCAGGTCATTCTCAGGTCGGTCATTACAAGTAAGGTCATTTTGGGACCAGCAAACCTTGGGTAGGCTCAAGTTGGATGTCTAGATAATAATAGGCTTTGGTCATATTTGGACAGCCCATCTCTGACTGGTTTAATAATTTTGGTCAGATCAGTTTCTCCATGTCTAAAAGGTAGCCCATGTGCACAATTATTTATATTGACGGGTTGCAAACCAAGATCATGATCAGCACAACTCGATGACTTTAGCCATGAACATTTGTAGCGACATTAAGACAAAGTGGAAATAAGATAAAGATGAGCTCAAGAATCTGGTGATGTTGATGGTTAGATTATTACCTCTTTGCTTCCCAATTGTGCGTAAAAGTGATTAAGTAAACCCTGCTTTGCTTCCCTAACCTGGCAGTACACCACAGCCTTAGGAATGGAGTTCTTCAGTGTGTGAGATACCATATCAATGTAAGAGGAAATAGTGGAACCAATTCTTTGGAAGTGAGCCTCTGAGAATCGGCCACTAGGGCTCATAGATGGGATTCCTCCTGTCAGATCCTCCTGAGGAAGTTTGCGGAAGAAATCAACAGTAATATATGAGGATTCCATGTCAACGAGTCGTAGAGTTGTCTTCTTGCTCTCCTCCCGGAACTTCTCTAGTGCCTCATATGCAGCCGCTGCTATCTCAGATTGAAGAGCTGGCAACCGTCTTAATTCCTGACATTGGAAAGTTAAAATGTAAAGCTTCTCTCTTCTATACTAGCTCGCAATGACTCACTCCGTCACATTTATACTGTTGAGATTGTTTATCATGACGATATAAATGGGATGGAGGAAGTACAAGATAAGCAACAGAAAACTATCAAACCTGAGTTCCTGCAATGGTTTTCCTCACAAGTTCTTTTAGAATGATGTGAACCTAAAACATGTAAAAATAAACACAAGCTTAGAAATTAAGGGATATTAAGTCATCTAGGCAGATTACAGAATATTCATCAGAGAATTTCTGAAAAACTTTATAGCTAAATGACGTTGTCTTTGTTCCCTATCTATAGAAGACccaaaaatagcaaaataaaaaAACATACAGCATCAACTGAAGCTTCAGCTGGACCTCGGAAAAATGTAAGTGCGCCTTCAATAAGCCGTCTATACCCTAGCTCAGGTGCAACAAGATGAGGTTGATAACCATCGGCTTCAAAGACAATTCTTTTAACGTTCTTTACTGAAAGGTGGCGATCCATAGGGATTTTCCGTAGAGCAGCTGGAAGCTGATGTTCAAATACTATGTGTATACGATCACCACCTGGTCGCCTGAAAAATGTTATATTTGAAGCACAAGGAAATTACATAGATGGTCTACTGAAAAAGTTTTGCAAGAAGTATGGAAGAGGATAGTATTAGATGACCATATAAAACACTTACCCTCCCACCAGATGCTCTTTAAATGTCTGCTCAAATGCACGGCAAAGTTCTAGAATAGTATACAACTGTGCCTACAAGAAGCAATACTTCATTACGCGAAACAGCATTTTGAAGGGAGTACAAAAGAGAGACAAGAAAAAAGATGCTCTTTAAATGTCTGCTCAAATGCACGGCAAAGTTCTAGAATAGTATACAACTGTGCCTACAAGAAGCAATATTTCATTTCGCGAAACAGCATTTTGAAGGGAATACAAAAGAGAGACAAGAAAAAAGAGGCAAAAAATGTAGTGGATCCAAACCGAAGTTCATTACCCCTCCATCAATGGGAATCGGACTACCAAGGATATTTAACTCAGATTCAATGTCATCAATGTTTCTGCTAATTAGAGATGCAACATCTGGGATACGTGCCCTGATTACCGACTCCAGTTGCTGCAGAGTATATATCTTCATTAAATAGCCAGCACATATATTAGAGAATAACTTATGGCATGCATACAATAGCAAGTGCTCATACTCTTGAAAGAAGGTTTGCTAGATGCTCGGAGCCCATCTTGCTAGCCAAGTGCGCATAATCAGGACTTGTGGCAAAATATTCACGTTCTCTACATCTTgcagcaagcatatcaacatttCTGTTGATGTCTGCTTGGGAACGATTCACAACACCTACCCACGGATGCTGCAGACGATAGGCTTTTCCTTCAAGAACCTTATAAAGACAAATTAAAGATCAACTGAGACTGAGGTAAAATAGCCGTACAGAATGCTTTAAAAAGAAGAATATCAAACTGCACACAACATATAAAAGACAATGTGCCTTTTGGCTTCATAATTGAATAAAATGTATAAGCTATATAGGGAAAAAAACCATCTCAGACAGTGGAATTATATTACCTCTAAAGCATTTGTTCCCCTGTCCATCAAGTCCAGTTTAGTCAAGACACCAAACGTTCGTTCCCCTGACACAATTCAATTATTAAATTTTTAGCAACAAATAAAATCGCACCAAGAATAAAAAATGTTGACTAATATACCTGCAGGGTCAACTTCACGTGCAAGCCTGATGGAATCAGATGTTGCTACATCTTGGTTAGCTGGAGTTATTGCAAGGATAATGCAGTTGGGCTAAAATGCCGAAAGAGAAGCATAAGTAAGATATTCAGCCATTTACAACATCAGTGGCCAAAAGACCAAAGTTAACATTGATATAATCCCCCCAAACAATTACCTTCTGCACATATGATCGGACCAAGTTCTCAATATCGTTTACAATTGTCTCCGGCTGCCCTTCTGTTAATTAGAAGTCATTGTTCAGGTAACAGAGAAACAATAGAGGTGATGGAGGGAGCAAGTAAAGAATTTTTTACTTTATATGAGCAATCAAATGGGCTTACAGACATACCTACAGCAACTTTTGTTAAGCCAGGTAAATCAATCAATGTCAGATTAACAACTGCCAAATCACAATCAGAAGATGTCGGTGAGAATCTGTAAAACTAGACTGCAAACGAAAAATGCCACTCAAAATATAATTTGGGAAGATACAAAAATGTGGTGAGAATCTCAAAGGGAAGATATTTTGCCAACAAGGGAAACTATTTTACATTCCAGTTCATATAACACCAATATGTCCCAGAGTAAAACTACAACATAACACTCAGGACTGAATTTATCTTCAGATCATATGATCAATCACGTTAGCATTCCCAGAAAAGCGCTTATTTTAGAAAAATACCATTGGGTGAATAGATGGTTAATTGGATGGGGACTTGTGATATTTTCTTCAACCTGCCAGTCATCCTATCGGTTTCTTCTTGGATTTCATTACGTACCAGCGCTGCAAACGGGAATCATTCAGACGCAGAGAAAAGTAGAGATGTTAAATGATACATATAGAGTGAAAATAGTTCCCATCTAATTCCTGTTCTCTATTCTTGCTTTAGTTCCCATACCTATCAGCCCTTATTGGCTTGATGTAAGGGAAAGGTAAATCTTAATATAGATCACTCAATTAAGATACACCTTAGCAAAGCATTAAACAAAAGCGTGTTATCAAATTCACTGTCATCATCCTGacagtacaacaacaacaacatcagagccttaatcccaaaatgatttggggtcggctgacatgaatcatcctttcgaaccgtctatgggtgaacgcacgcctcaaaatgcgaataaaaaaagggaaaatgaaaaacaaaaaggaaaaacgaaaatgtaatgaaaagtcaaggtaaactaaggggttttaaaatcgaattccgaatttcttttataaaaaaaaacatacaaaaatcggTGAATCGCGCTTTTGGCAAGTGAAGAAACTCTGCATACTCTTGTGTTCCTTGCTCTATCTTGCACAGTTGCAATACCAAAGGCCTTCTAGTTATAATACCTGAATCATTTACACGGCCGTTATGCCAAacattaattaaaaaaacaagTTACAGTCTCACAGAGTAAAGGTTGTTAAATTCAAGTAGAATGCACTCATTCCTACATCCAGACTGCTCAAAAAACTAAAAACCTCATGCATAGATTACTTCATTAGTAGTGTCAAAGCTCCTAAGAAGAGATGATGTAGTCTAGATTGTCCTTGAAGAATGTTATGTTTCTATAACTAGATAAATTGGACTTGTAGTTCCCGACAAGGCACAAGGATTGTGAAATTATTCGGAATCTACAGTCATATATATTAGTCGacaaataaaattaacaagtaGAAATGTTGAATCACCACATCAAGTAAATCGGTGATACATTCTTGTGTGTAGTCACGAGATCGTTTTTACCTTTATGAAATCACATTCGAGTTTATTCTATATTTTGCATTTTTAAGGTTTAAATGCTAAAATATTCGCTAATGCATAATTACTAATTAGACAGCCTATCTTCTAGTCATCGATTGCACAAATTTTATGATGTTCTGAGGCATTGTTTCAAAAGTGTGTATGGTGTGGGTGGGCGGTGTTTAATTAGTCGGACATCTTGGCAGCAACCTGCCAGGGTTTTGGGAGGTGATCAGTTGGTCATCGACTTGTGGTGGTGAGAGCGGAGACAATTTCACCATGCCTACTAGTAATTTACATAGGCTAATTCACGAGCCAAAAACTAACCTAAGGTGGCCGGAAACTGCATGCACCTTAAAAATAGAAAACATAGTTATTGACCGGTACAATCGTACAGTGAGGAAAGTTAACCTAAATTCATCATATGAAATGATGACCATATATATACACACAACGTACATCAATAGAATAACATCATAATCtgatgaaaataaataaataaataatcgtAGCTAAAGAGATGGCGTATACAAGAAACCTGAGCCGCGAGGGAGGAAATCACGTCCAACAATACTCTCAAGCACCGATGACTTGCCGGAGCTCTGTCATTTGACTCCAGTTCATCAGTATTACAGAAAAAATAAATTGGCACTATATACATGATAATTGTTCTACAATTCAAGGAAGAATATATTCTCCGTATATTCGTATAATCTGTAGTAAAGGCGTAAACAATGACGAAAAATCTGAGAATTCTAATCGTAACTAGAATTCTTATAGAAATAAGATAGTGAAAGGTATTTCTGATCGGAAGAATTAAATTATACAGAATACGTTATATAAATTGATCGTAAAATGAAggcaaaaagaagaagaagaagaagaagaagcggaGAGATGGAAACCTGGCCCCCGACGACGGCGATAGAGGGAAGAACGTCGAAAACAGGAAAGGATGCGTCATCGACGAAGTCTCGTAATTTAGTGAAGACTTGTTGTAATGTGTTTACTGCTTGGATCAAACCTTTCATGGTCGCCATTGTTGTTGAGGTTTAAAACACTAAGAAAGGATTTTGTTGAGGAAGAAGATTGAGTTTTCAAGTTAAAAGAGTCAAGAGTCCGTAACTGAAAGCCGTTTTGGAGTATAATATCTTGCAATGCCGATTTATTCGTTGGAGGGGTTTATTGTAGTTTTAAGGGGTCGTTTCccgtgttttttttgttttggagaAGCACCACAATTTTAGTAAGATGGTTATCATACTATCATTGGGACTCTTATCTTGATCAATCGAGTCGGGTATCACAAATTCACAATTAGTTTCCGGTTAGATTTATTTTTGGGTATGTATCACTTTTATGTAAAATTCTAAGGTCCGTCGGGCGTACAAGAATCTTGTACGTCCTAGCCAATGAGATGTCTTAGTCTTTATTCTATTAAGATTATGTTCTACTCTCTCCATAATTGTATATTTGACGTTTTAgcaattgttattttttttactttatttGACGTTTTACAAGTTTCTAGGCAATAACTATACTTAGGGGTGTTTGGTCAAGCTTTCTAAGTGCTTTTCTAATTGTAAAAGTAGAAGCAGGGTCAAACACTATAATTTAGGGTGATAAAAAACTACTTTTGAAAAGTCAGAAGTTAATAAAAAGCTACTAGAAACAGAAGCACCAAATtgatgcttctgcttctacttctcctaaaaactcttaggattatgggaaaaaaaaactaaaaagcaGTAGTAGGCCAAACACATCAATTTGTTAAGAAACTATTTTTACAAAAGTTAGGCCAAATAACCACAACTTTTTCAAAAAGTAGTTTATGAAAAAACTCATTCTACAAAGTAAAAGTTATTTCACAtacgtagttgctcattcatggacaaGAATTACTCATTCATGGACTTTTTGCCATTACTTTTCCATACCTTGCCCTTCTCCCAAACTCTCTCAGTTTTCTTCCTTACACAATTAATCAAATCCGTCAATTCAAATTACTCAATTATAAACATTTGTTCTCATGTCAATTAAGTATAATTCTAATTTATTATCTTTATTATCTATACTTTGTCAAATTGTGGAGATTTAATCAATTTCGTTTAATAAAATTAGGGTTTGTAGAAATTACTATTATCAAATTAAGGGATATTCCGGTAAGCAATGTGCGTGTTATGTGCAATAAATTAAAACCCATTATCATCTACTGTGATTCCTGGAGTATAGTAGACTCTAATCGACTCGTGTCTCCAATTTTCTTGATTTGGTCGTGGATTGATTTGACATTAAGGGGCACTAATCACTTTGGCTGCATAACCACCAAAACCGAGGAAATTTCATGCAAAAAAAACCTGATATGAACTGATTTGACATCAAACAATGCGAAATGtgttagtcttgctatagacgagTATATCTGTCTATTgctatagacgggtcaaatacaatgaaaGTGTTGACATTTTTTTGCtcccaccaccccacttgttgtttatcttattagaaaagtggtattgtatttggcccgtctttcattatagacggatagagtccgtctataatgagaatttgtgtagaaATGACAAGGGTATAATGGTCATTCATGTCCATGATTAagtaaatcatgtccatgaaAGAGCATAACCCTTCACATAAACTAGGACAAACAGCACCTTAATTTCCCGCAACTCATTTATTGAGAATACTTTTTCtataattatttttatttaagAAGCATGTAATTGGGTGAGTTAAAGGGAAAAGAAGCGCTGGAGTTCCTACTAGATCCCTCTCCCATCTTACCTCGATTGAGGAGGGTTTATCTGTTGAACTTAACTTTGAAGGCATTGTCGGTGGCAAGTTACACAAACACTGTGACGATTTTCCGAACTGCAATGGGATGAGACAACTAGACCTCTTGCTGAGTTGGACAAATGTTGTGAATATGGGACACAGAGATTGGGTTCTGACTCTTTGCGGGTGCAATCGCAAGGTTT
It includes:
- the LOC141638461 gene encoding B3 domain-containing protein REM14-like, which gives rise to MVNPNAAESSHSSVSKEHSSFFQPFVQHKNSINLRIPPPFVKNFRNIPSEISLRNINGLVWPAKLSYIGDHLHISSGWKEFVKEHSLKSGDFVVFHYVPDTTFFVMAFDSDGCNKVAPLVKKRRRTIAPPTLLFERTIRNTHKNFLTFPSWVIKKCGVELPQKVELCFEEGVSTITWLRGAKDRTILGYTGIDRFLEMNNVQKGDKLQFQIIRGEGKAIKNIIARRLPQ
- the LOC141638535 gene encoding phragmoplastin DRP1E-like isoform X2, with amino-acid sequence MATMKGLIQAVNTLQQVFTKLRDFVDDASFPVFDVLPSIAVVGGQSSGKSSVLESIVGRDFLPRGSGIITRRPLVLQLCKIEQGTQEYAEFLHLPKARFTDFSLVRNEIQEETDRMTGRLKKISQVPIQLTIYSPNVVNLTLIDLPGLTKVAVEGQPETIVNDIENLVRSYVQKPNCIILAITPANQDVATSDSIRLAREVDPAGERTFGVLTKLDLMDRGTNALEVLEGKAYRLQHPWVGVVNRSQADINRNVDMLAARCREREYFATSPDYAHLASKMGSEHLANLLSRQLESVIRARIPDVASLISRNIDDIESELNILGSPIPIDGGAQLYTILELCRAFEQTFKEHLVGGRPGGDRIHIVFEHQLPAALRKIPMDRHLSVKNVKRIVFEADGYQPHLVAPELGYRRLIEGALTFFRGPAEASVDAVHIILKELVRKTIAGTQELRRLPALQSEIAAAAYEALEKFREESKKTTLRLVDMESSYITVDFFRKLPQEDLTGGIPSMSPSGRFSEAHFQRIGSTISSYIDMVSHTLKNSIPKAVVYCQVREAKQGLLNHFYAQLGSKEVNQLTELLAEHPELMVKREKCSKRLALCRSARDEIE
- the LOC141638535 gene encoding phragmoplastin DRP1E-like isoform X1 — its product is MATMKGLIQAVNTLQQVFTKLRDFVDDASFPVFDVLPSIAVVGGQSSGKSSVLESIVGRDFLPRGSGIITRRPLVLQLCKIEQGTQEYAEFLHLPKARFTDFSLVRNEIQEETDRMTGRLKKISQVPIQLTIYSPNVVNLTLIDLPGLTKVAVEGQPETIVNDIENLVRSYVQKPNCIILAITPANQDVATSDSIRLAREVDPAGERTFGVLTKLDLMDRGTNALEVLEGKAYRLQHPWVGVVNRSQADINRNVDMLAARCREREYFATSPDYAHLASKMGSEHLANLLSRQLESVIRARIPDVASLISRNIDDIESELNILGSPIPIDGGAQLYTILELCRAFEQTFKEHLVGGRPGGDRIHIVFEHQLPAALRKIPMDRHLSVKNVKRIVFEADGYQPHLVAPELGYRRLIEGALTFFRGPAEASVDAVHIILKELVRKTIAGTQELRRLPALQSEIAAAAYEALEKFREESKKTTLRLVDMESSYITVDFFRKLPQEDLTGGIPSMSPSGRFSEAHFQRIGSTISSYIDMVSHTLKNSIPKAVVYCQVREAKQGLLNHFYAQLGSKEVNQLTELLAEHPELMVKREKCSKRLALCRSARDEIESVLWTS